A single region of the Hyalangium gracile genome encodes:
- a CDS encoding riboflavin synthase: MFTGLVQDVGVVDRVVPGGMTDLWIRTALGAGGFALGESIAVDGACLTVVERSGDIFKVQAAPETLRRTTMGELRPGSRVNLERALALGDRLGGHLVAGHVDAVSEVLETRPEGGSWVMAFRLPAELAPYFIEKGSVAVDGISLTVNAVLPDRFTVQLIPETQARTTLQGKGVGSRVNLEADMIGKYVARLFSLRQAPGSGLTEDVLKAAGFGTKG, encoded by the coding sequence ATGTTCACCGGTCTCGTTCAGGATGTGGGTGTTGTCGACCGTGTCGTCCCAGGTGGGATGACCGACCTGTGGATCCGCACCGCGCTGGGAGCCGGCGGCTTTGCCCTCGGCGAGTCCATCGCCGTGGATGGTGCCTGCCTCACGGTGGTGGAGCGCAGCGGAGACATCTTCAAGGTCCAGGCCGCCCCGGAGACGCTGCGCCGCACGACGATGGGCGAGCTGCGCCCCGGCTCCCGGGTGAACCTGGAGCGAGCCCTGGCGCTGGGCGATCGGCTGGGCGGGCACCTCGTGGCGGGCCACGTGGACGCGGTGAGCGAGGTGCTGGAGACGCGGCCCGAGGGCGGCTCGTGGGTGATGGCGTTCCGCCTGCCCGCTGAGCTGGCGCCCTACTTCATCGAGAAGGGCTCGGTGGCGGTGGATGGCATCAGCCTCACCGTGAACGCCGTGCTCCCGGACCGCTTCACCGTGCAGCTCATCCCCGAGACGCAGGCGCGCACCACGCTGCAGGGCAAGGGGGTGGGCTCGCGCGTGAACCTGGAAGCGGACATGATCGGCAAGTATGTGGCGCGGCTGTTCTCGCTGCGCCAGGCCCCGGGCAGCGGGCTGACCGAGGACGTGCTGAAGGCGGCCGGCTTCGGGACGAAAGGCTAG
- the ribB gene encoding 3,4-dihydroxy-2-butanone-4-phosphate synthase — MAKGTDVIALVERALAEIRKGRMVILTDDEDRENEGDLVMAAEKVTPEAINFMATHGRGLICLALTDERIRRLNLPLMVQDNTSPFQTAFTVSIEAARGVTTGISAADRARTVQAAVAPNARPGDLVRPGHIFPLRARDGGVLVRTGQTEGSVDLARLAGLSPSGVICEIMNPDGTMARRPDLVKFARKHKMVLLSVADIIRYRLERERLVKRIATATVERRGAGSFQAYTYGSDVDSAVHVALVKGDVRGKEPVLTRVHRACLMGDLLGSSRCECGSQLEQAFQQIQAAGRGVIIYLQKDVQAKARLQCTHVSNEEVIQGKPDQTRLREFGVGAQILKDLGLSRLRLLTNNPKKIVGLESYSLEVVEQIPLTREDAPRRVAARTPRRRRDKS; from the coding sequence ATGGCGAAGGGCACGGACGTCATCGCGCTGGTGGAGCGGGCGCTCGCGGAGATCCGCAAGGGCCGCATGGTCATCCTCACCGATGACGAGGATCGCGAGAACGAGGGAGACCTCGTGATGGCGGCCGAGAAGGTGACGCCGGAGGCCATCAACTTCATGGCCACCCACGGGCGCGGCCTCATCTGCCTGGCCCTCACCGACGAGCGCATCCGCCGGCTCAACCTGCCGCTGATGGTGCAGGACAACACCTCGCCCTTCCAGACGGCCTTCACCGTCTCCATCGAGGCCGCGCGCGGCGTCACCACCGGCATCTCCGCCGCGGACCGGGCCCGCACCGTCCAGGCGGCGGTGGCTCCCAACGCCAGGCCGGGCGATCTGGTGCGCCCCGGCCACATCTTCCCCCTGCGCGCCCGCGATGGCGGCGTGCTGGTGCGCACCGGGCAGACCGAGGGCAGCGTGGATCTGGCCCGCCTGGCCGGGCTGTCCCCGTCCGGCGTCATCTGCGAGATCATGAACCCCGACGGCACCATGGCCCGCAGGCCGGACCTGGTGAAGTTCGCTCGGAAGCACAAGATGGTGCTGCTCTCGGTGGCGGACATCATCCGCTACCGGCTGGAGCGCGAGCGCCTGGTCAAGCGCATCGCCACGGCCACCGTCGAGCGCCGCGGCGCCGGCTCCTTCCAGGCCTACACCTATGGCAGCGACGTGGACTCCGCCGTCCATGTGGCCCTGGTGAAGGGGGACGTTCGCGGCAAGGAGCCCGTGCTCACCCGCGTCCACCGCGCCTGCCTCATGGGCGATCTGTTGGGCAGCAGCCGGTGCGAGTGCGGCAGCCAGCTCGAGCAGGCCTTCCAGCAGATCCAGGCGGCCGGGCGGGGCGTCATCATCTATCTCCAGAAGGACGTTCAGGCGAAGGCCCGGCTGCAGTGCACCCACGTCTCCAACGAGGAGGTCATCCAGGGCAAGCCGGACCAGACGCGCCTGCGCGAGTTCGGCGTCGGGGCGCAGATCCTCAAGGACCTGGGGCTGAGCCGGCTGCGTCTGCTGACCAACAACCCCAAGAAGATCGTGGGCCTGGAGAGCTACTCCCTGGAGGTGGTGGAGCAGATCCCCCTCACCCGGGAGGACGCCCCCCGGCGGGTGGCGGCGCGCACTCCCCGACGGCGGCGTGACAAGTCGTGA
- the ribH gene encoding 6,7-dimethyl-8-ribityllumazine synthase gives MPRYIEGDFLPPKGRFAICVARFNAFITEELVKGAVDSLVRHGVADGDIDVYRCPGTYELPGLTRRVVESQGYVGVVTLGAVIRGGTPHFDYVAGECSKGIGSVAFSAAALAKPVSVTFGVLTCDTVEQAIDRAGVKAGNKGAEAAMACLEMVNLYAKMAEGKRG, from the coding sequence ATGCCTCGCTACATCGAAGGTGACTTCCTGCCCCCCAAGGGCCGCTTCGCCATCTGCGTTGCCCGCTTCAACGCGTTCATCACCGAGGAGCTCGTCAAGGGCGCGGTGGACTCGCTCGTGCGCCACGGCGTGGCCGACGGGGACATCGACGTGTACCGCTGCCCCGGCACCTATGAGCTGCCGGGTTTGACGCGCCGCGTCGTGGAGTCCCAGGGCTACGTCGGCGTCGTCACCCTGGGCGCCGTCATCCGCGGCGGCACGCCCCACTTCGACTACGTGGCCGGCGAGTGCTCCAAGGGCATCGGCTCGGTGGCCTTCAGCGCGGCGGCCCTGGCGAAGCCCGTCTCCGTCACCTTCGGCGTGCTGACGTGTGACACGGTGGAGCAGGCCATCGACCGGGCTGGCGTGAAGGCGGGCAACAAGGGCGCCGAGGCGGCCATGGCCTGTCTGGAGATGGTCAACCTCTACGCGAAGATGGCGGAAGGAAAGAGGGGGTAG
- the nusB gene encoding transcription antitermination factor NusB has translation MGARRTGRERALQALYQLEMAEGSSSSEALASAWSASAEEGKPDPDAVKFAQELVEGVRAHQAEIDQLIEKHSHNWRLDRMSRIDRNVLRLGVFELKYRPDIPKKVSINEAVELGKNFGTEESSAFVNGLLDRVAVALGKP, from the coding sequence ATGGGCGCGCGCAGAACCGGGCGCGAGCGCGCATTGCAGGCGCTCTACCAACTGGAGATGGCCGAAGGCTCCTCGTCCTCGGAGGCGCTGGCGTCCGCGTGGTCCGCCTCCGCCGAGGAGGGCAAGCCGGATCCCGACGCCGTCAAGTTCGCCCAGGAGCTCGTGGAGGGCGTCCGGGCGCACCAGGCCGAGATCGACCAGCTCATCGAGAAGCACAGCCACAACTGGCGCCTGGACCGGATGTCCCGTATCGACCGGAATGTGCTGCGCCTGGGCGTCTTCGAGCTGAAGTACCGCCCGGACATCCCCAAGAAGGTCTCCATCAACGAGGCCGTGGAGCTGGGCAAGAACTTCGGCACGGAGGAGTCCAGCGCCTTCGTCAACGGCCTGCTCGACCGCGTCGCGGTGGCCCTCGGTAAGCCGTGA
- a CDS encoding M17 family peptidase N-terminal domain-containing protein translates to MSVTVYEIGLEGLDALAGVDALCLFVAEDDRPLPGTAGYVDWRLCGALSRVLKQGFFTGVKDDWLLVPSDGRIPIPRIFAVGLGARKNLDAASLGVALANAARVLDKAKVDSIAMELPGGEKVDEAAQAQALQQHFLPAFKGKRVTILADKGLAKLLPVRKS, encoded by the coding sequence GTGAGCGTCACTGTCTACGAGATCGGCCTCGAGGGCCTGGATGCCCTCGCCGGGGTGGACGCCCTCTGCCTCTTCGTGGCCGAGGACGACCGGCCCCTGCCCGGCACCGCCGGGTATGTGGACTGGCGGCTGTGCGGCGCCCTCTCGCGCGTGCTCAAGCAGGGGTTCTTCACCGGGGTGAAGGACGACTGGCTCCTGGTGCCCTCGGACGGGCGCATCCCCATCCCCCGCATCTTCGCGGTGGGGCTGGGGGCCCGGAAGAACCTGGACGCGGCCTCGCTCGGAGTGGCCCTGGCCAACGCCGCCCGTGTCCTCGACAAGGCCAAGGTGGACTCCATCGCCATGGAGCTGCCCGGCGGCGAGAAGGTGGACGAGGCCGCCCAGGCCCAGGCCCTCCAGCAGCACTTCCTGCCGGCCTTCAAGGGCAAGCGGGTCACCATCCTGGCCGACAAAGGGCTGGCCAAGCTGCTCCCAGTGCGCAAATCCTGA
- a CDS encoding response regulator gives MGFKVLIVEDSRSSREYIAATVEAVPDVQAFTTASGFEALKLLPRHRFDLIITDINMPDINGLELINFVKKNPNYRETPLFIITTEGRDQDRERGMALGAAEYLVKPFQPEALAGLLRRYLKLA, from the coding sequence ATGGGATTCAAGGTCCTGATCGTGGAGGACTCCAGATCGTCGCGCGAGTACATCGCCGCGACGGTGGAGGCTGTTCCAGATGTGCAGGCCTTCACGACGGCCAGCGGGTTCGAGGCGCTCAAGCTCCTGCCGCGCCACCGCTTCGATCTCATCATCACCGACATCAACATGCCGGACATCAACGGCCTGGAGCTCATCAACTTCGTCAAGAAGAACCCCAACTACCGCGAGACGCCGCTCTTCATCATCACCACCGAGGGGCGCGATCAGGATCGGGAGCGGGGCATGGCGCTCGGGGCCGCGGAGTACCTGGTCAAGCCCTTCCAGCCCGAGGCCCTCGCCGGGCTGCTGCGGCGGTACCTGAAGCTGGCGTGA